In Chaetodon trifascialis isolate fChaTrf1 chromosome 6, fChaTrf1.hap1, whole genome shotgun sequence, one DNA window encodes the following:
- the LOC139333104 gene encoding tetraspanin-15 → MPPYSELRKTNHFYYFIKFTLNVYSMLFSLMGLCVLCVGVYAEVERQKNRTLEGLFLAPAVVLILLGLVMFTVSVVGMVGSLRDNKTLLHMFLCVLCVLLLLQAIALTTALIFEKKTSALFQSSIREGIKHYYDDLDFKNILDYVQQKFSCCGGDEYKDWGVNQYHFCNGTGPLACGVPYTCCVRRKVGEVINTLCGYKTLDKEREILHEVIHVRGCIHAVNLWMSDNIGITIALCCAIGLPQLLGIILSCVFWNLLVDMSESADMVDFKLKKAEVEYSELDLAGAGWCMCLPRDGGYLPVPASEPDLDPIDIHLEKLKKQPPRTHAQLRELQQSRSATGLDEVDVGRKQKREH, encoded by the exons ctgATGGgtctttgtgtgctgtgtgtggggGTGTATGCCGAAGTGGAAAGGCAGAAGAATCGAACCCTGGAGGGCCTTTTCCTGGCTCCTGCTGTGGTGCTCATCCTGCTGGGCCTGGTGATGTTTACAGTGTCTGTGGTGGGCATGGTCGGATCCCTCAGGGACAACAAGACCCTGCTGCACATG ttcctctgtgTTCTCTGCGTGTTGCTGCTTCTCCAGGCAATCGCGCTCACCACGGCTCTCATCTTTGAAAAGAAG ACGTCTGCCTTGTTTCAGAGTAGTATACGAGAAGGGATTAAACACTACTACGATGACCTGGACTTCAAAAACATCTTGGACTATGTGCAACAGAAG ttttcatgTTGTGGAGGGGACGAGTACAAGGACTGGGGAGTCAACCAGTACCATTTCTGCAATGGTACCGGTCCACTAGCTTGTGGGGTTCCATATACCTGCTGTGTTCGCCGCAAG GTTGGAGAGGTTATCAACACTCTATGTGGCTACAAGACTCTGGATAAAGAG CGTGAAATCCTGCATGAGGTGATCCATGTGCGAGGCTGCATCCATGCAGTCAACCTCTGGATGAGTGACAACATTGGAATAACCATTGCACTCTGCTGCGCCATTGGGCTGCCTCAG ctgctgggtATCATCCTGAGCTGCGTCTTCTGGAACCTGCTGGTGGACATGAGCGAGTCGGCCGACATGGTGGACTTCAAGCTGAAGAAGGCAGAGGTTGAGTACAGCGAGCTGGACCTGGCCGGCGCCGGCTGGTGTATGTGCCTGCCGAGGGACGGCGGCTACCTGCCCGTCCCTGCCTCTGAACCCGATCTCGACCCCATTGACATTCACCTGGAGAAGCTCAAGAAGCAGCCACCTCGCACGCACGCTCAGCTCCgagagctgcagcagtccaGATCGGCCACTGGGCTTGACGAGGTAGACGTTGGCCGGAAGCAGAAAAGGGAACACTGA